A genomic window from Aricia agestis chromosome 8, ilAriAges1.1, whole genome shotgun sequence includes:
- the LOC121729411 gene encoding innexin inx1 codes for MFKLLGGLSVYFKYQPIKTDNAVFRLHNIFTTVLLLTCSVIITATQYVGQPIQCIVGGGLPANVVNTFCWITSTFTMPDAFAREVGKQVAHPGVMNEYDSSQDKKYYTYYQWVCFVLFFQAIMCYTPKYLWDAFEGGLLRTIVMGLNIGVCQAKEKEQKKEAIICYLMRYERSHKLYALRYWGCELLCLVNVVLQLWMMDSFFGGEFFSYGTRVLGYSDVPQEERYDPMIYVFPRVTKCTFHKYGPSGSIQTHDSLCVLPLNIVNEKTYVFLWFWYIILACILLMLVIYRLVIIFVPSVRARLLQARSRSLALETAAAVSRRTDLGDWWLLYMLARNIDPLIYKELIMEYVKQTSEKGRFA; via the exons ATGTTCAAGCTGCTCGGTGGTCTGAGCGTGTACTTCAAGTACCAGCCGATCAAGACTGACAATGCCGTCTTCCGCCTCCACAACATCTTCACCACGGTGCTGCTGCTCACCTGCTCCGTGATCATCACGGCCACGCAGTACGTGGGCCAGCCGATACAGTGCATCGTGGGCGGCGGGCTGCCCGCCAACGTGGTCAACACGTTCTGCTGGATCACGTCGACGTTTACGATGCCCGATGCGTTTGCTAGAGAG GTGGGCAAGCAGGTGGCGCATCCTGGCGTCATGAACGAGTACGACAGCTCCCAGGACAAGAAGTACTACACATACTACCAGTGGGTCTGCTTCGTGTTGTTCTTCCAG GCCATAATGTGCTACACTCCCAAATACTTGTGGGACGCGTTCGAGGGTGGCCTCTTGCGGACGATAGTCATGGGCCTGAACATCGGCGTGTGCCAGGCCAAGGAGAAAGAGCAGAAGAAGGAAGCCATCATCTGCTACCTCATGAGGTATGAGCGG TCGCACAAGCTGTACGCGCTGCGGTACTGGGGCTGCGAGCTGCTGTGCCTGGTCAACGTGGTGCTACAGCTGTGGATGATGGACAGCTTCTTCGGCGGGGAGTTCTTCTCGTATGGGACCAGAGTGCTGGGGTACAGTGATGTGCCGCAGGAGGAGAG ATACGACCCCATGATCTACGTGTTTCCGCGCGTGACGAAGTGCACCTTCCATAAGTACGGCCCGTCCGGCTCTATACAGACGCACGATAGCCTGTGCGTGCTGCCGCTCAATATCGTCAACGAGAAGACCTACGTGTTCCTGTGGTTCTGGTACATCATACTAGCGTGCATCCTGCTCATGCTCGTTATATATAG GCTAGTGATAATCTTCGTGCCGTCTGTCCGGGCGCGACTGCTGCAGGCGCGGTCGCGGTCGCTGGCGCTGGAGACGGCGGCGGCGGTGTCGCGCCGCACCGACCTCGGCGACTGGTGGCTGCTGTACATGCTGGCGCGGAACATAGACCCGCTCATATACAA AGAGCTGATAATGGAGTACGTGAAGCAGACGAGCGAGAAGGGGCGGTTCGCGTGA